From Planctomycetia bacterium, a single genomic window includes:
- a CDS encoding cyclopropane-fatty-acyl-phospholipid synthase family protein codes for MIEIAPKHRNSPAPAAWLDRLARRLLLDRMKNFDRGELVLQEDGTTTGCGRRDGLHATLRVHQPRFFRSAVFGGTLGIAESYLRGDWDCDDLTSLFRISLRNFEASERLDGASTRLARLAHRIVHWLRDNSPTGSRRNIAAHYDLGNDFYRLWLDDTLAYSGAVFTTPDADLAAASQEKFDRVCRKLDLAPEDHLLEIGSGWGGFALHAAENYGCRITTTTISEQQFATARERFERSTVGDRIELLLRDYRELNGRFDKLASIEMIEAVGYHRFDDYFRRCSELLRPDGTFVIQAIVMPERGYARYLKSVDFIQRHVFPGGCLPTVTAMLASIGRTGDLRFVHGEDFAPHYAETLRRWRRSFQAKLDEVRRLGYPEEFIRLWNYYLCYCEASFEERYVGVVQLQFDKPECRRDPARLSTRAARSSADSELSPVRASSRSGDEAAVGE; via the coding sequence AGACGGTACGACGACGGGGTGTGGCCGCCGCGACGGTTTGCACGCGACGCTGCGGGTTCACCAGCCACGATTCTTTCGCAGCGCCGTATTCGGCGGAACGCTCGGAATCGCGGAGTCGTATCTACGTGGCGACTGGGATTGCGACGACTTGACCTCGCTGTTTCGCATCAGCTTACGCAACTTCGAAGCGTCGGAACGACTCGATGGTGCGTCGACTCGACTTGCGCGACTCGCGCACCGAATCGTTCATTGGTTGCGCGACAACTCGCCGACGGGGAGTCGGCGAAACATCGCCGCGCACTACGACCTTGGAAACGATTTCTACCGCCTCTGGCTCGATGACACTTTGGCATATTCCGGCGCGGTCTTTACGACGCCCGACGCGGATCTTGCCGCCGCTTCGCAAGAGAAGTTCGATCGAGTATGTCGCAAACTCGACCTTGCTCCGGAAGATCACCTGCTCGAGATCGGCAGCGGCTGGGGAGGTTTCGCGCTGCATGCCGCCGAGAACTACGGCTGTCGAATCACGACGACGACCATCTCCGAGCAGCAGTTCGCCACGGCCCGCGAGCGGTTCGAGCGGTCGACGGTCGGTGATCGGATCGAGCTTCTTCTGCGCGACTACCGTGAACTCAACGGGCGATTCGACAAGCTGGCCTCGATCGAGATGATCGAGGCCGTCGGCTATCACCGCTTCGACGACTATTTTCGTCGCTGCAGCGAGTTGCTCCGGCCCGACGGCACGTTCGTCATTCAGGCGATCGTGATGCCCGAGCGGGGCTATGCTCGGTATCTCAAGTCGGTCGACTTCATCCAGCGTCATGTGTTTCCCGGCGGCTGTTTGCCGACGGTCACCGCGATGTTGGCATCGATCGGACGGACCGGGGATCTGCGTTTCGTGCATGGCGAAGACTTCGCGCCGCATTACGCCGAGACGCTGCGCCGCTGGCGACGATCGTTTCAGGCCAAGCTCGACGAAGTGCGGCGACTCGGTTACCCGGAAGAATTCATTCGCTTGTGGAACTACTATCTGTGCTACTGCGAGGCGTCGTTCGAAGAACGCTACGTCGGCGTCGTCCAGTTGCAATTCGACAAGCCGGAGTGCCGTCGTGATCCGGCGCGATTGAGTACCCGGGCGGCTCGTAGTTCGGCTGATTCCGAGCTATCGCCGGTGCGAGCTTCGAGTCGCTCCGGCGATGAAGCGGCGGTCGGAGAATGA